GAGGCTGCTTGTTCAGACAGGGCCACCATGATGTCTGGGCGGCATGGCAAATCTGATCCTTGGACCAGTTTGGAAAAGATGGGGAAGGAGACAGAGCCAGAAAAACTGGGCCAGATGCCTGGATTCCAATCATACCCAGGCCTAGGCTCCTCTGGTTCTGGCTGTGCTGTGCCTGTCTGGGTCCTGAGTCAAGTGATACTTGGTCCTTACCCACAGGAAGGTCACCATAGACCAAGGAAAACTCACAAATACACCATCTTCTCATGCTGAGGCCTTATTAAGCCCCAGTGGCTACTCTGGGAGAGAGGTGCCATTGTCTCcgttttaaagataaggaaaccaCAGCTTACAGAGAGATATGGCCAGAGTTGTCCAGCCTCGGAGTGACTGAGGCAGAACCAGAGTCATAACTTGTCCAGCTGCAAGGCTTGAGTTTTCAGCCTAGCCCAGAAGACATCATCCTGCCCAGGCCTGGCTGCAACCTCACCCACCTGTGACTCATTTCTGGGACcagcagcaggaagaggaggCTCTATTTTGAGCAATGGGGAGCCCATGCCAAGCACAGCCACCTGCCCCTGCAGAAATGAGTGGGGCTAAAAGCTTCATGGTTTCCAGGTTTTCATATCTACCCTGAGCCAACAAAGGCTTGTGGCTGTTGGCACACAGGCAAATTTTCCAACCTCCAGATGGAGCAGAGCAACGGTGAAGGAAGCCTGCTGGTTCTTGTCTCAGCTCAGCCACTTCTGAGCTCTGTAGCCTTGCACCAGCCTTTGCCCCATCACTGAGCCTGTTTTCTGCCTTACAATGGGAACATTGATACAAACCACACACACGATGAGGATGAAAACAGATAACAGGTAAAATGACCTCACCTGCCAGGGAGTCCATGCTCAGAGAACTCTCATGCTCTTGGGTGGAATATTTCCTCAGAGAAATAGAGCTTGGGGGTTAGGGACATGGGCCCTGCCACTGACCTGCTCTGTGACTCTGAGACAGTGGCTTCCACTCTCTGAGCTCAGATCCCCACTGGGCAGGCTGCTCTGATCTTCTACGTCCCTGTGTTGGGAAGGGAGTTCTCCTCCCCAGCTTGTCAGGGAACTCTTGGCCACTGAGGGCAATCTGGCCCCAGTGCCCTGGCTTATTGGAACAGCAGGAAAAGGCAAACACAAAACCCAGACCGCAGCTGACCACAGAACCCGCTCTCCTTGACCCACAAGGATTTGTTGTGATCCAGCCAGCCTGTGACTCTGTCCACATGCTGCTCCTCTGCACAGATGCTGCTGTTCACTCCTACACTACTGAGACACGCAGATGGCCTGGCATGGGAgaattccctctctctctctctctctctcacacacacacacacacaaacacacacacacacacccctaaccTGCTTCCTCCAGGCTCCTAAATCACCTGTCCACAAAACCTGCCTTCAGAGGCCTCTTAGCCTGTGAGCTGCCCTCATTCCCCCTCACAGCCCTGAGTGAGGGTGTGCAGCCGCCTTGGGCAAGAGGATGCAGGCTCTGGGAGGCTTCGTCGCACATCTCCAGTCCCCACTGCAGGGCCCCTCACCGGCTGGGGCAGTGACCCCTGGTCGGAAGCACCTCAGTGCTGCTCATGATTGCAGAGGATGGCCTCACCAGATAGGGGGTCCTGGAAGGCGTGGGGGCTTGGTCTCTGCCTGCCAGCAAAAGAAGCCGACATAGAGGCAGCAGGCGACAAACACTGAGGCAACTGACTTGCCCGAATTTAACCCTcaggttttttaaataaaatgcaagtGCAGGGGCTTGGGCTCGGGACTCCTGGAGCCCCGTGGGGCTGAGCGTGGATGGTGCTAGGTGTCCAGCTTCACTCCCAAACCGCATCCCGAGCGTTTGCGGGGCGGAGGGGCCCCAGGGCGACGGTTCTGGAACAGACCCAGGCTGCTCCGGTCAGCAGCAGCCCCGCTGCTTTCCCACAGCGCGGGGACCCCCATCCCCGCCAGCCCCATCTCACTGTCTCTCTCAGGTCAGAGGAGACCGTGGAGGACCGCGTGGCACCAGGAGCTGCCAGGAGCCAGGGCGACCTAGAAGAATCCGGGAACCTGGCGTCCCGCGGGGACGCAGCCCCAGGAGAGATGAGGCCACCCGAGCCCAAGTGGGAAGGGGCTCCGCTCTCCTGGGCACCTGCAGGAGCCGCAGGGCCTTGCCAGATGACCCCGGGCCGGACCCTCCGCACCAGGTGTTGGGGCGGAGGGGACGCGGTGGGTACGGCTCGCGCACCGGCGGGCGACAGCCTGGACACCGCCGGAAGCCCGACCTCCTGGCCCTTTGCGGGCGGGGAGCTGGGCCAAGAAACAGCTCCAGGCCCTCTCCACAAGCCGGTGACCCCATGACTCCAGGGGCTGCCGCCGCCAGCAGGTGAGCTCAGCCCTGGCGTCCCCTCCGCAACCAGGCCCGGATCCCTGCCTGGCTCCCGGAGCCCGGACTGTGCCTTCTGCAAAAGGGCTGCGCTCTAGGTAGGAGAAACGTTCTTCGCTCCCTGCTTTGTGGACACTCGGTTCCTTGTAGGCGGTTCTGCTTGGCCCCTTGCTCTTATTAACCTTGACCACGGCGGCTGGGTGGACAGGGGCTGGACACCCTGGGCTCCACCCGAGTTTTCTCTTGCTGGGTGACTTGGGCTCTGGCACTCAGGGCCTCCGTTTCCCTGGCGGATAGATGAACATGGCTTGAGCAACTTTGTGTTCAGACGGTTTCTTCTTTCCAGAAAGTGGCCTCCACAGTGCACTTACCGGCAGTATGGAGTCGGCAGCGGCAGCGTTTCTATCCGGCTCTGCGGGGCTGGGTGTGAAGGGGACTCTCCCATCCCGCTCTCCTCCAGGAGCGGGACCTTTCTCCCCGAAGACTTTGCTGAAGACGCGGCCCCCTGATCAGGCGCAGAAAACAGATCCAGGCCGCCCCGCTCCTGCTGGGTGGTGAAGGTGGAGGGCGGGCAGGTGCTAAGTGctactgtgaaaataaaaatcatcataaTAAAGAACGAATGGGTTTCGTATCTCTTAATTCTCACCAACAATAGGGTATTCGTGGGCCCATTTGACAGAGGAGGAAGCCACCTGGAGAAGCTCCCTTCCTTGGGAGCCAGGCCTTCCCTGTCCTGCCCCGTGTCACCTGCTTCCCTTACAGCTCGCTCTCTCCGCCTCTCATCTTCATAACCCGCTTCCCCCTGGGAGCAGGAATGTGAGCTCACAGGTGTTGAGCAGCCTGTGCGAGGCCACAGAGCTCACAGGAGGAAGGACCCCCATAGTGACAGGGACATCTGACGAGGGAGCGCCCTCCTCTGGCTGGAGGgtggggcagcagcagcagcagccaggctTCAGGGAATGGGGTGAAATGAGGGCCCCGGGGGCTCCCCAGGTGGAAGAAGCACAGGTCTGGTAGAGGTTCCCAGGTGACAGGAGTTTGAGTGAGGGTCAGGGGAGGTGTATGAGGAAGGTGGAGACAGGTCCCACTCAGGCCCTGAGTGCCAGCATTGGGGCTGGGACTTCTCAGGGATAGGGGAGTTTTCTGCCTGCCCTGGGGCTGGGGTTATGCCCTCCAGGGCAGGTAGGGCTTCCTGCTTCCCCCGTCAGGATGCAAGTTCTGGATTCGCACAAGGGTGAGGAACCAGTGACCCAACCGACCACCCCTCTGAAATGGGTCAAGGGGAACCCTGGGGCAGGACACCCTGCTGAGAGTCAGAGCCCTgaactattaagaaaaaaaaaaaagacaaggcacggtggctcatgcttgtaatcccagcactctgggaggtcgaggggggcagatcatgaggtcaggagttcaagaccagcctggccaacacagtgaaaccttgtctctactaaaaatacaaaaagattagctgcatgtagtggcgggcacctgtaatcccagctacttgggaggctgagacaggagaatcgcttgaacccgggaggcaaaggttgcagtgagccgagatcgcaccactgcactccagcctgtgcaacagagctaggctccatctcaaaaacaaacaaacaacaacaaaaacactgcaCAATGGAGCAGTTGTCCTTCATCCAGAAGACACTGGCCCTCTCCACTCACTCCAAACTACCAGATGACAGGTTAGCATGTGCCCTGCCTGCCATGCAGGGCCACATGGAAGGAGGGAGACCCACGTGGAAGGAGATGATCATGAGGCCAGATGAGAACATGCAAAGGGCAATTGCAGGGGCTGGTCTGAGGTGTGGGAGGAGTTAAGTTGGTAAGGCAGGCTGTGCATTTTAGAGAAAGCTGCCTGTGTCAAATGCACACATTCACAGCATGGCCTCCACTTCACCCATCAGAAAATAATGATAGACCTAGCTCTGCACACACACAGGGATTTGACCTAGATGAGACCTCAGTCCAAACCCAGTACCGACCATGGAAAAGTAGTCTCCATAGGGGCCCCAGTGTCCTTGGGACATAGGACTTTTGTGAGGAATAAGTGAAGGGACATCTGTAAAGTGCTTGGTGTCATGCCCAGCCTGGTAAATGCCCAGCACAGATCTGCTGCCACTATCATAATGTGTGCAGGCCAAGGGAGAAATGGACAGGAGACTTCCACATGGAGACCATGCTCATCTCTGGGAGGCAACATTGGTGATGATGtgtgttttccattttcattctcttCTGTGGTTTCCTTCTTGTACCACAATGAGCAGCAATTACTATTTTGATGGAAAGTAAAAAGCATCGTAGGTCACCTCATGCAAGTGTGCCCAAGTGTGAGTTCCTTTTGCATTGAGAACTCCACTGTACCTGGCTTTGGTTAAGATCCTTCACCACCTTGATCTCAGTCTCCTCAATTGTACTGTGGAGATTGGGGATTACCTCAGACAGGTGATGTGTGAGGGTTATGTGAGATGACAGTGGTTGAGTTTGTGAGTGCACATTGACTCTGCAGGCTCAGTGCCACTGCATCAGATTATAATGGCAGATTTCTTAGCCCTGCACCAGGCGCCCAGTAAACATGTAGCGATTGTCAGTTTATATTAGTAGAGTTAAATTTTCTCCACCAAGTGCAAATTTACTTTCTTCTTCTGTGCCTTTTGTGACAGTGAGCTCACTTATCTTACTTTCCAGATGCAGCAGAAATGCCTGCATTCTGTCCAGCTCCATTCTGCATCCTGACATGTCTACCCCACCCCACTTTAAGGAGAAAACCAGCTAAGTAAGGTGAAGTAACCTTCCCGGGGTCACACAGCAAGCAACAGTTCAAATGTTCTGGGATCATTCAACTGAGTAAGGGAGGCCTCTTCAGAGCCTACTGTGTGCTGAGCTGGGCCTGTGAAccttatttcttcttcaaaactgctctgtaaCAGGTGGCTGTGTCCTCATTGAATAGGTGAGGAAGCTGCCTTGCAGAGGTGGAAATCCAGAGTACCTAGTCAGCATCAGTGTGGTCTCTCCCACCTAAGCCTGCATTATTATCACAGTAGCTACCTTTCTGGTCTCAGTCTCCCTGCTTCTGCCCAAGGCCCCTGCAGTCTTTTCTGAGCTCAGCGGTAAGCCAAAGTGATTTGTTTAAACCAAGATCTCAGCCCTGTGAGAATTTGAGTAATGAAAACCATGCTGGTCTAGGAAGAAGAGCGCATCAAGATCTGATCTGggccttccctttccttctaacTTTCTCATCTCCTCCACTCCCTCCCAGTTGACATCTGCCTTGGCCAATGGCACTGTGGCCCCAGCACCGCCTTACCCATCTTTAGAAGCTTTTCCGTGGGCAGGCTTCTCATATCCAGTGAATCTTTTGTGACCCTGTCCCTCCTGCATCACCAAACCCCATATCCCCTATTATGCCTCCtcacttcctctccttctctcctgtaATTGCTTCTCCCTCAAGTCTCAGTATTAACCCAGGGCGACCTAGAGGTCTGGAGGTGTAGGTGCGAAGTGACCCTGGGATGAACACATACAGATTCATGAGACTCTGCAATTCCTAAAGGGTAGAGAGTGGGACCTCATATCACCAACGTGAGGACTTTCCCGCAGGACAGGTGACTTAATGAGTAGCAGATGTGACCAAAAGGTACCATTTTACCAGGCAGACAGTGAAGAGGTAGAAGAGAGGAGGGCTGGAAgaaccttttctgttttctctctgatCCATTTATCTCTGTCCTAACAGAAGGCCTGCAGGAGAGGCagtgacttgcttaaggtcacagcACCTTGGAGGAGGCAAAGCCAGGACCACAGAGAGAGCTTGGGGGAGGCCTTGGGACACTGTTGACGATTCCTAAGGCTGGCTCATCCCTGCCTTCTCCTGGGATCGTGGGACTATCCCGTGGATCCcccagagaagaggagagagagtcCAACGCCGACACATATCCACAAAGGTCCCCTGGTCCACCAAGAGGGAGAAACTTGTCACCAGGCAACGGTGGCATACACTGACACGCGAGCCAAGGCTCACCGCTCGCGACAGGTGTCCCGCGACTGACGCATGCGCATCCGCGAGGCAGGCGCTGGGGCCAGGCTGTCAGGGCTGTCAGGGCTGTCAGCCTGCCTGAGCAGAGGAAAATGGGAAGGCAGAGCCGGCCTAGTCTAGGGAAAATGCGGCCTAGTCTAGGGAAAATCACTGTGGAAGCCTAAAAGTAACTACCATAGGGCATCCTTGGGCCTTCTCAATAGTCGGGTCCCGCTGGAGGAAAAGGCGATTCGAGAATGTGAGGTGGGCGCTGGGAACTTCTCTTTGGACTCCATTCCCGAAAGAGTGCAAGAATCCGGTCCCAGGGAGAAGGGAATACAGTCTAGTGAGTTGTTGAGGGATCTCCGGGTGATGGAATCATACCTGAGATCCCAGAGGAGGGTGTCAGCGGAAGATTGCGAGGCCTTTGAGCTCACTGCCTCCGTTTACCCAGGGCCTCCCAGGGTGTCCTGCTTCTCAGCGCGGTTGTCTGGGTAAGGCAGGAATGACAATAAAGACAAGTCCAAGACAGAGAAGAGGTCTCACACCTGGAACTGGCACCCAACAAGGGCACGTAAGGTTGAGAGAGTGTTTCAGAAACCGTCTGGGGTGATTGCAAGACTGAAACGGGTGCCCAGGAGTGCTGTTGAGGGGCACTGTGGATCCCCCATGAAAGCAAAGGGAAATAAAGGCTCAAATGGGAGAATGAGAGGGTTTGTGCTGGAGTCAAACCCAAGTTCATGGATTCTTGCCAAAGGACCCAAGAGACTCCTGTAAAGTGCAAAAAATCCGGGCCCCCAAAATGAGACGACTACCCACAACCTGGAGTGCGGTCAAACTACAGAAAAACCCTTGAGATCCCTAAAATCCCTGGCAAGCAAAAGATCTGTGGTGAGAGGCACTCACACCCAGCAACAGCCCAAAGACCAACGAACTCCACAATGAGAAAAGACATGCAGATGAAATGAAAAAGAGCCTAGAATACTAGGCAAAAGCCAGACTTGGCAGCCTAGGTCCCATCATATAGGAATTATGCTGCAATCCTATAGAAGTGGGAGAACAAGAGTTTCGTTGTTGGTGGATGTAACGGGAATTTACTGTTCCAAAAGTATCACAGCTGCCTAGTCCACAAAACGTGACAGTGTTTAGATGGAAACACTCATACAATGGTCCCCATGAGGGTCGTCCTCTGTGAACACGGAAAGGTTTACTGTAGAAGCCTTTGAGCCAGACCAAGGAAACTTTAGgcccaagaaaaaaatagaagtcaggaaaaaagaaggccaggGTGCAGGACACATCAGGCCCAGCCTCAGTCCATTCAAACTTCATGTGGCTCCAGGAATGACAGCCGAAATTGGGAGCTGGCCAGAATGGTCAGGGTTTGCTGCAACTGTTCCCCAGCACACTGGAGTCCTCCCACCTGGGCACCGGGCCATGGTGTGAACGGCTTGTTCGACGAAGTGAATGCGGGGGTGGAGTGGGAAGCACCTTCTGTATCATCTGTCCGCACCTGTTTAGCAGATGAAGGTGCGGGATCCCATCCACACCTCACCAGATTGCATCCTTATCCCTATCTGACCTACTTGCTGCTCACACTATCCATTACCGGAATGAAATCCCGAGACGATGGAGGAGTGCCCGCCTCACGACATGAAGCGCCTGCTAGGCTGGGAACCGAATTCGAGGTGGATTCAAGGAGCCCTGCGCACAGGACTGCTAGGGTCTGGCCCTGGGTTGGCCACCGGAAAAGGAAGCACTCGGAGGTTCCTCTTCTTGGGTGTGGtgtgctcctcttctttctagaCGAGTTGCTGCTTAGCAGGGGGAGGTGATTTGGGCTCCTGCGCGTCTCAGCCAGCCCCCCAATTCACCGCGGATTCAGGAACCACGGAAAAAATACAGGACGCTGAGCCCCGCAGCCCAAGCAGAGCCGCACAGAGAGGCGTACCAGAAGGTCAGGCCActcggaaaaaaaagaaaaagcgcTGCAGTGCTTGAGCCATATTCCTTTCAGCGGACGCCACCTTCacgcacacagagacacacacacacagccgcATACACACGCGGGCAGCCAACACTCGCAACACTCCCGCGGAAACACACAGCCGGGCAGCTTCTGAGGCAGCGCGGTTCTGCTCCGCCGGGAAGCCCCTCCCGGGAGAGGGCAGCCCCAGGGAACACAGGCCTGCTGTAGTCAGAAATCACAGGGGGGTAACGTTTAAGGAGACTCACCCCACTCAGTCTAGGCAGGCCTGACGCCTCCTGAGGATCGTTTTGGATCCTTTCGCGGTGTATCCCTGGGCCTTCCCTTGATGTTTCCTCAGGCTGGCTCGCCCCTGCCCTGTCCTAGATCATGGGAGTATCCCGAGGATCCCCCCAGAGAAGACAGGCGAAAGCCCAACGCCGACGCCCGTCACAGAGGTCCCCCTCTCCGCTAAGCCGCAGGGACTTGTCGCCAGGCAACGAAGGCGTTTCACTGTGAAGCAAGCCAGTGCTCACCGCTGGCGCCTGGTGCCCCGCCACTGGCTCATGCGCATTCGTGAGGCTGCCTCGGGCGCCAGGCTGTCGGGGCTGTCAGCCTGCCTAAGCAAGGACAATGGTGCAGGCAGAGCCGGCCTGGTCTCAGGAAAAGGGCTGCCTGCGACTACCGTTGCGTGACTATAAAAGTCTCCACCACAGGGCCTCCTGGGGCCGTCTCCGTGGTCGGTTGCCGCTGGAGGAGGAGGCGATTGGAGACCGTGAGGTGGGCGCTGAAAGCTGCTCTTGGGACTCCCTTCCTGAAAAAGGCTGTGTGCAGGAATCGGGTCCCAGGGGGTTGGGAATGCAGTCTGGTGAGTTGTTGAGGGGTCTCCTGGTGATGGATTCATACCTGCGACCCCAGAGGAGGGTGTCAGCGGAAGATTG
This window of the Pongo abelii isolate AG06213 chromosome 6, NHGRI_mPonAbe1-v2.0_pri, whole genome shotgun sequence genome carries:
- the LOC129060701 gene encoding LOW QUALITY PROTEIN: collagen alpha-1(III) chain-like (The sequence of the model RefSeq protein was modified relative to this genomic sequence to represent the inferred CDS: deleted 1 base in 1 codon; substituted 1 base at 1 genomic stop codon), with amino-acid sequence MIQKVLPTPPPHSLRRTSRSHHGPVPRYDSITRRSLNNSLDCIPFSLGPDSCTLSGMESKEKFPAPTSHSRIAFSSSGTRLLRRPKDALWQADSPDSPDSLAPAPASRMRMRQSRDTCRERTIEETEIKVVKDLNQSQTCASSTWGAPGALISPHSLKPGCCCCCPTLQPEEGAPSSDVPVTMGVLPPVSSVASHRLLNTSGGRVFSKVFGEKGPAPGGERDGRVPFTPSPAEPDRNAAAADSILPVSALWRPLSGKKKPSEHKLLKPCSSIRQGNGGPECQSPSHPARENSGGAQGVQPLSTQPPWSRLIRARGQAEPPTRNRVSTKQGAKNVSPTXSAALLQKAQSGLREPGRDPGLVAEGTPGLSSPAGGGSPWSHGVTGLWRGPGAVSWPSSPPAKGQEVGLPAVSRLSPAGARAVPTASPPPQHLVRRVRPGVIWQGPAAPAGAQESGAPSHLGSGGLISPGAASPRDARFPDSSRSPWLLAAPGATRSSTVSSDLRETVRWGWRGWGSPRCGKAAGLLLTGAAWVCSRTVALGPLRPANARDAVWE